A genomic window from Synechococcus sp. CBW1107 includes:
- a CDS encoding zinc-binding alcohol dehydrogenase family protein — protein MSMKAVTVGASLHESDPRRLQDRELPIPTPSSHDLLVAVAAVAVNPVDLKVRDATGADSPAPRVLGWDASGVVRAVGAEVSLFRVGDAVFYAGEITRPGSNAEFQLVDERLAGRKPRSLSFAEAAALPLTTITAFESLFHRLRIPRDGSARGQTILLIGAAGGVGSIAIQLASRAGLTVIATASRASSIAWVQELGAQHVVNHHRPLVEQVRALGPRFVDHIAIFSDMGHWPEAVELIRPQGGIVCIEATDQPMPMAEMKTKAASLHWEYMFARALHQTPDMIEQHHLLNQVADEIDAGRLRTTVTGILRPINAANLEQAHARIASGEVHGKIVLEGF, from the coding sequence ATGTCCATGAAGGCTGTCACCGTCGGCGCCTCCCTGCACGAGTCCGATCCGCGCCGCCTTCAGGACCGTGAACTGCCCATACCCACTCCCAGCAGCCACGATCTGCTGGTGGCGGTGGCCGCCGTCGCCGTGAATCCGGTGGACCTCAAGGTCCGCGACGCCACCGGCGCCGATTCACCGGCCCCACGGGTGCTCGGCTGGGATGCCAGCGGGGTGGTGCGGGCGGTGGGCGCCGAGGTGAGTCTGTTCCGGGTGGGGGATGCGGTGTTCTACGCCGGGGAGATCACACGGCCTGGCAGCAATGCCGAGTTCCAGCTGGTGGATGAGCGACTGGCGGGCCGCAAGCCTCGATCGTTGTCCTTCGCCGAAGCGGCGGCGTTGCCGCTCACCACGATCACCGCGTTCGAATCCCTGTTCCACCGGCTGCGGATCCCCCGTGATGGCAGCGCCAGGGGTCAGACGATCCTGCTGATCGGTGCCGCCGGCGGTGTCGGCTCGATCGCCATTCAGCTCGCCAGCCGCGCCGGGCTCACGGTGATCGCCACGGCTTCCCGGGCCAGCTCGATCGCCTGGGTGCAGGAGCTCGGTGCCCAGCATGTGGTCAATCACCACCGCCCGTTGGTGGAGCAGGTGCGTGCCCTCGGGCCTCGCTTTGTGGATCACATCGCCATCTTCAGCGACATGGGTCACTGGCCTGAGGCCGTGGAGCTGATCCGTCCCCAGGGCGGCATCGTCTGCATCGAGGCCACAGATCAGCCGATGCCGATGGCCGAGATGAAAACGAAGGCCGCCAGCCTGCACTGGGAATACATGTTCGCCCGGGCGCTGCATCAGACGCCAGACATGATCGAACAGCATCACCTGCTCAATCAGGTGGCCGATGAGATCGATGCCGGCCGGCTGCGCACCACCGTCACCGGGATTCTCCGGCCGATCAATGCCGCGAACCTCGAGCAGGCCCATGCCCGGATCGCTTCGGGTGAGGTGCACGGCAAGATCGTGCTGGAGGGATTTTGA